A genomic region of Eucalyptus grandis isolate ANBG69807.140 chromosome 5, ASM1654582v1, whole genome shotgun sequence contains the following coding sequences:
- the LOC104428796 gene encoding uncharacterized protein LOC104428796 — protein sequence MEEAEAVMKIIDRCWFELEIFKKGPDTSPSSTSRSNPGQESIEIPEKESSCLQISRTPSILVRSVSDQTSIIPTSLQASSLSPDSVLPMKPIHSMIYEEEVITEEEEGFKWNNLRISEFSHRKKSQMGGRAKRRTLTKSLSELEVEELKGFVDLGFVFLEEDRVDSSLVSIIPGLQRLSNKIKDGEEDDEDAGESVVVARPYLSEAWEWWEEKRKEDPLMNWKVPALGNETDMKESLKWWAHTVASTVVR from the coding sequence ATGGAAGAAGCGGAAGCAGTCATGAAGATCATCGATAGATGCTGGTTCGAGCTCGAGATCTTCAAGAAAGGACCAGACACATCgccttcttcaacctccagatCCAACCCGGGTCAAGAAAGCATAGAAATACCCGAGAAAGAAAGCTCGTGTCTTCAAATTTCTCGGACTCCATCAATTCTTGTGAGGTCCGTGAGCGATCAAACGAGCATCATCCCAACAAGCTTGCAAgcaagttctctctctccagaCTCAGTCCTTCCCATGAAACCTATTCACAGCATGATCTATGAAGAAGAGGTAATcacagaagaagaggaaggttTCAAATGGAACAACCTCAGAATCTCGGAGTTCTCGCACAGGAAAAAGAGCCAAATGGGAGGAAGAGCAAAGAGAAGGACCTTGACTAAGAGCTTGTCGGAGCTCGAGGTCGAAGAGCTAAAAGGGTTCGTGGATCTGGGGTTCGTCTTCTTGGAGGAAGACAGAGTCGACTCAAGCTTGGTCTCCATCATTCCTGGGCTACAGAGACTGAGCAACAAAATTAAagatggtgaagaagatgacgaaGATGCCGGTGAGTCTGTAGTTGTTGCGAGGCCTTATCTGTCGGAGGCGTGGGAATGGtgggaggagaagaggaaggaggatcCATTGATGAACTGGAAGGTTCCCGCTCTTGGGAACGAGACCGACATGAAAGAGAGTCTCAAATGGTGGGCTCACACCGTTGCTTCAACTGTTGTTAGATGA